The following nucleotide sequence is from Bacteroidota bacterium.
TTGTTTGAGTTCGTTGTGGTAAGCATATGCACTCCAATTTCATGCTCAATTATGGCAGCAAGTTCCCTGGTTTTAAAGGTGGCATCGGGCTGGAACAAAATACTTTTCGATGAATTGAGAACCATAACCTGTGAGATTACACGCGCATCGATTTCAACTTTGGCCTTAATGCCATAAATATCGAGATGCTGCTGGAATACTTCCATGGCCTTTTTTACGCTGCACATCGGCTCACTGATAGCTTCACCAGGTATTGGCGGCAGGTGCATGATAAAAGATGCATTTTGTAGATCGGTTTTAGAGGGTCTGCCAAAATACCGCAACGAGTTATAGAGAAATCGGTTGGTTCCAATACTGCGGAGCAGATCAATTTTATCGAAATAACTGTTAACCACTGCTTCGTAAAGAGATCGCACCGAAACATCCTGAATTTTCTGAAGCGGTATATCCAATAATTGTTGTTTAAGAGCCAGCACATCGACATGGATAGGGTTGTAGCGAAACTCAGGAGGCTGGCGGTAGTTCCCCTTAAAGAAACGTTTCTTTTCTGTTGGGGTGTTCACTGGGTTTACAGCGGCCAATAGTTCAAAATCGCGGAGCAGTCGGTAAAGTTCGCGGTCGGTTTTTAGCAGGGCCGGATCAGGTTTTTTATCAAGAAGCTTAATGGCCGGTAAATGATGCCATTTTTCGAGTCCCTGGCAGAATGAATTGGCGTTATTTAAAATGGCTGTTTTTAATTGTTGCTGCAACAGCCTGATGATTCTCGGATAGGCAGCACCGCTAAGCTCATCGCAATAAACTTTTTTAATTTCTGTAGGCAGTACCAGTGTTTTAGTAAAGTTTTGCGTGATATACTCAGCCTGAAACCCCTTGCCGGCGAACACATCGCTCTCGGCTACCTTTGTTTCGATATCGGGCAAATGAATGGCAGTGAGCTCCTTTAACCAATGGTTTATGGGGGCACGAAATTTTTCGCGGTTTAACAGCTCAGTACCCAGGTTGAACAAAGGAACTTCCCGATCCCAACGTTTGTAATTGTATGAATGGATATCGTACACCACACAGCCTCCAAAAAGTTCTTCGAGTTTGGTAAGTAGTGTATGTAAAACCAGGTAATAGGCTTCGTGCTTTTGCCGGCTGATTTTCTTTTCCATGGAGGGGAGTTCTTTTTTCCACACTTTTTTACCCCATGCTTCCTTGTAAATGCAATCCTGTGTGCTGCGGTTCAAGTCGTATTCGTAGCGCGAGTCGAGGCCTACCAGGGTTATGGGCATGGAAGCAATAAAATCGCCCGTGAAGGGATCTTCTTCGTACCAGCGTTCGTAGCTATCGAGCGCAATTTTTTTCTGAAGTTCTTTTCTTAACTGGCTTCCATGATGCACGGCCGTGCAGCAATAGGGAACATATTTGTTGATTTTTATTCTGAAGCCTCCGGTATCGGATACAACATCCAGGAGTTGTTTTTTTTCAATATTTGCGACGATGTCGCGGATTTTCATCTTTTGTGTTTTCATCCGAACAAAATTAATTTTTAATGGTCGGATAGCCTGCCCCGCTTCGCGGGGGAACACCCATTATGTAAGTTTTATTCATTGGTGTTTAACTTCTTTGAGCTCTACCGATATACATTGGAATCGGTTATGTTTGCAAATCATGGGTGTTTCATAAATATTTTCAGACCTGAAGGACTTCCCTTGACAACTTCTTTCTTCTACCACTTTTTCGAGGTAGTCAATAATCTGTACTTGCAGTTTTGTCTTGTTTAACCTGTTTATATCTGTAATGGTCCCCGGACTTACCACATTTATTTCAATCAGTTTGCCATTGATAATATCCAGACCTGCAAAGAAAATTCCGTTCTGCACCAGCTTTTCTCCAATTTTATTGCACAAAAGTTGGTCGGCTTTAGTAAGCTGGTATTTTTCTACACTTCCGCCAGCCGAAATGTTCGAACGCATATCGCCGGCAGCAGGTCTGCGCCTCAGAGCTCCAATGGCTTTGCCGTGAAGCATCAATACACGCACATCGCCCTCTTCAGCTCCCTCCACATATTCCTGCAAGATAATATAATTCGATTCGCCACCCGATTTGCTGATGTAAAATTCGAGCAACGATTTGATATTCTGCCTGGCTGCTTTTTCAACGATTATTACACCACGTCCACCATAACCATCGAGCGGTTTCATAATCATCTTTTCTTTATCCGATTCTTCAATAATGCGCAACAGGTAATTGATGTTTTTCGAAACATGGGTTACTGGAATAATATTGCCTCCGTGATCCTGGTAAGCGGCTGTATAGATTTTATTATTGGCTTCGCGCAGCCCGTCTACCGCGTTAATAATAAAAGTATCGTATTTGACCGAATCCAGGAAATTGAGCACAATGGGATCCATGGGAGGGTTATCGCGCATGAAGATGACATCAAATTCGCCAAGAGGCTGCATGCTGTTTTCGAATTCTGTATGCTTGTGAAAACCCGCCATGTTCGAAGGAACTTTCGTAGGTTGAACTATGGTGCGGCAAAATCCAAGGGTTATGCTGTCGCGAATTGTAAGTTCAGAAGGATAAGTAATGGCTGTTTGATGGCCCCGCTTCACACATTCGTGAATAAGCCTTATGGTAGAATCCTGGTGGGGATTTAGCTTTTCCCAGGGGTACATGATAAAACATATTCTCATTGCAGGAAATTTTCGAAGTTCGAAAAATATGTTTTTAAGAAGAATTGAATATGAAGCGGGAGTTAATTTTATGATTATCTCATTGTTTCAAGCTTTGAGGCAGAGCGAATTTGTTAGAGATGATTTGGGCGTTTAAAAATAAAACATGTAAGTTTGCATTCATAGCAGAAAAACGAGTAGCGTGGAAGAAAGAGATCAGCACGACATAAATACCGCGGAAGATCAGGGTGAAGCAAGCCATGGTTTCAAAACGAAAGAAGGTGGCCTTTCAAGGAAGTGTTTTCATGGTTGTCATAAGCTCGAAGTTTACGACTGGCTGAAAGACATAAGTAGCGTGGAGGATTACAACGAAGTAATTGAAGTACGCTTTAAAAATACCCGTAAAGCTTACTTCCTGAATCCGAATAACCTGCGCCTAAGCAAGGGCGAGATTGTAGCAGTGGAAGCCTCTCCGGGTCATGATATTGGCATTGTTTCTTTTACCGGTCATCTTGTTCCGGTAAAAATGCGCTATAACCACGTTTCGCTTCAGGATAAAGACCTTAAAAAAGTATACCGCAAGGCCAAGCCTGTCGATATCGATAAGTGGAAAGAGGCCATGGCCCGGGAGCATTATACCATGATTAAGTCTAGGCAGATAGCCGCCGAGCTGAAGCTGGACATGAAAATTGGCGATGTGGAATACCAGGGCGACAATACCAAAGCAATTTTTTACTACATCGCCGACGACCGTGTCGATTTCAGGCAGCTAATTAAGGTGCTGGCCGATGAGTTTAAAATACGGGTTGAAATGCGCCAGATAGGTGCACGCCAGGAGGCTGGCCGCATCGGCGGAATTGGTTCATGCGGGCGCGAATTGTGTTGTTCCTCGTGGTTAACCAATTTTATCTCGGTTACCACCAGTGCTGCCCGTTACCAGGAAGTTTCTCTCAATCCACAGAAGCTGGCTGGGCAGTGCGGTAAGCTTAAATGCTGTATGAACTACGAACTCGATGCCTACCTCGATGCACAACAGGATTTTCCGGATACTTCGGTTGTATTGCTTACCCGCAAGGGTAAGGCTTATCATCAGAAAACAGATGTGTTTAAACGTCTGATGTGGTATATGTTGCAGGAAGATGAGAAAAAGTCGCTTACCTGCATGTCGGTTGATACGGTGAAGGAAGTGATTGAAATGAATGCCAATCAAAAGTTTCCTGAAAAACTAAAAGGCATTGAGGAACCTGCACTATCCATTTCTGGGGCTGTAGAATACCAAAATTCTGTGGGTCTCGAGAGTTTAACCCGATTCGAGGATAAGCCTTCTCAGCAGCGCAGCAATCAGGGAGGTAAAAAGAAACCTTTCAGAGGAAACAAAAAGCATTTTCATAAAGGGCGCGAGCAGAATCAAAACCGGCCCGATAAAAACTAAAGGATGAAAATGAAACAAATACTTTTTGCTGTTTGCATTTTTCTTTTTGTGGCATCCTGTCACGAGGGTCCTGTTTTTGACGAGGTGCAAAATATACCGGGGCGTGAATGGGATGCTGATAAACCTGTAAGCTTTGTTGTTCAGGTAAATGATACTACTATGGCATACGACCTGATGGTGCTCCTGCGTAACACCAACCAATATTCATATAGCAATTTCTGGCTTTTTATCGAAACAACCGCACCCAGTGGAGTAAGTCTTAGAGATACTTTCGAAATACAACTCGCTGGCCCCGATGGTAGCTGGCTTGGTAAGGGTCTTGGTTCCATGAACACCCTTTTGGTGCCTTATAAAGTGAATATACGTTTCCCATACCGGGGAATTTATACCTTTAAAATGATTCAGGCCATGCGCGACGAAGATAAGTTAGGCAACCGGAGAGTGAAGGGAATTTCTGACATTGGCCTGCGTATTTTACCCCATTAAGAATTTAAGAACGTGTCGTCGAAAGGAAAATTATTGAGGTTTGCCGAGGTAAAAACCTTTGGCAATGTATTGCAACCACCCTTTGAACAAGTATTTCAAAAAGACTTCTACCTGAAAGGAAAATGGAGCAGGGAGTTTTTTGGCAATAGTCACCCCATTACCCTGGAACTTGGCTGCGGAAAGGGTGAATACACTTTGGGTTTAGCCCGGTTGTTTCCTGAGCGCAATTTCATTGGTGTCGATATCAAAGGCGCACGTATCTGGCGTGGAGCAAAAACCGCTACCGAAGAGGGATTAAAAAATGTAGCCTTTTTGCGCACCCGAATCGATTTTATACGCTCCTTTTTTGAAGCTGGCGAGGTAGAAGAGATCTGGATTACATTTCCGGACCCACAGCCCCGCAAAGCACTAAAACGACTTACCTCCAGCAGGTTCCTTGGCTACTATCAATCGCTGATTTCTGACAAAGCAGCCATTAACCTGAAAACCGACAGCGTGGCACTCTATTCCTATACCAAAGAACTTGTAAGCTGGAACAAGCTAATCCTTGAAGCTGCTATAGAAGATATTTACCAATCAGACCGTGCTTCTGATGAAATCCTTTCAATACGCACTTTCTACGAACAAGGATGGCTTCAGGAAGGCTTACGGTCGCATTACCTTCGTTTTATTATTAGCCCCGATGAAAAGCTCGAAGAACCTGTCGGATCCCACTTCGACTGATTTTTTTTCAAAAGTCTATGCCCTCACCAGGCTTATACCAGAAGGCCGCGTATGCTCCTATGGGGCTATTGCCCGCCATATTGGTTCACCGGGCAGTGCGCGCATGGTTGGCTGGGCGCTGAATCAATGCCATCACATGCCCGATGTTCCGGCACACAGAGTAGTAAACCGAAATGGTTTGCTTACTGGTAAGCATCATTTCAGGCACGAAACCCTGATGCAGGAATTGCTCGAAAGCGAAGGAATTGCAGTGCTGGATGACCGGGTAGTGGAGTTTAAAAAGCTTTATTGGGATCCTAATTTTGAATTAGTCTAAATAAAAAAATGTACTTATCTTTGGTCTGCCAGCCCTGTTAATCGATTTAATTTCATGAGCTATACTGTAGAACAAGTTACAAGCATACTTCAAAAAGTAATCCATCCGTCGAGTGGAAAAGACATTGTTTCGATGAACCTGGTTAAAAACCTGGTTGTCGACAACAGCAAAGTAAGCTTTGTATTGTCTTTTGCCAGTGTAAACGACCCGATGAAAAACTCGCTGAAAAAAGCTTGCGAGAAATTTTTGCTTGACATTCCGGGCATCAGCGAGGTGGATATAAAAGTCGAAACACAACTCAAACCTGTTTCCGTTAAACCAGAACCAGAGCCTGTGCTCACCGGGGTTAAGTACCTTGTGGCCATAGCTTCGGGAAAAGGTGGAGTGGGTAAATCGACAATTGCTGCAAATATAGCCGTAGCCTTTGCCAATTCAGGTGCCAGGGTTGGTTTGATAGATGCCGATATTTATGGCCCCTCGATACCTAAGATGTTTGGGGTAGAGAATGAAAAGCCCGATGTAATAAAAAAGAATGGCCGTGATGTTATTGTTCCGGTAGAAAAAAATGGAGTGAAACTGCTTTCAATTGGCTTTTTTGTGAGTCAGGACGATGCCACCATCTGGCGGGGCCCTATGGCTTCAAATGCCTTGTCGCAGCTTATTTCCGATGGCGATTGGGGCACTCTCGATTATTTGTTTGTCGACCTTCCGCCTGGCACAAGCGATATACATATTACCATTTCTCAGAATAAAAAACTTACGGGAGCAGTAATAGTTAGCACCCCACAGGATGTAGCACTTGCCGATGTAAAAAAAGGAATCAGCATGTTTCAGAATAAGGCTATCGGGGTGCCCGTGCTGGGACTGATAGAGAACATGGCCTGGTTTACACCTGATGAATTGCCTGAAAGCAAGTATTATATCTTTGGCAAAGGAGGATGCGAGGCCCTTGCCAATGAAAAAAATGTACCTTTTTTAGGGCATATACCCATTGTTCAAAGCATTCGCGAAGATGCCGACAATGGGGTTCCTACCGCAGGAAGAAAAAATAAGACTTCGGAGTATTTTAAGCACATTGCCGAAAAAATACGTATTGAAATTCTTCGTATAGATACCGTTGTATAAGCTATTGATTATGTCAAAAATTACCAACAAAGATATTATCTCCAAAATCAACAAAGGTATAGAGTCGGTGCGCCCTTACCTGGTTACCGATGGGGGGGATGTTGAACTTGTAGAGGTTGACTCAGACAATACCGTAAAGGTCCGGCTTCTGGGTGCCTGTCAGGGTTGCCCTTTTAGTATGATGACCCTGAAAGCTGGCATAGAGCAGGCAATACGTAAAGAATGGCCTGAGCTCAAAACCCTCGAATCGGTTTAATCTGTCCGATTCCTAATTTTTTTGCACCGTATATCAGAATGAAAATTATTTTTGCAGGAAAATATGTTTTAACTTTTCCAGTTATTACATCTGGAAACAATTATACTCTTTGAAACATTTATCCTTTAAATACAGCCTTTTCTTTGCCCTTTTCGTAGTGGCAACTTCTTGCTCTAACCAGAAAAACACTTCTCTTTCACGTGGTTATCATAACCTGACATCGAAGTATAACATCTTGTTTAATGGCCGCGAGAGTTTCGAAAAGGGCATGCAAAAGCTCGAACAGAACCATAGCGACAATTTTAGCGAAGTGCTGCCTGTATTTATTTACCACAACAAAAACGAAATCTCGGCTATAGGTTCAGAAATGGACAGGGCCATTGCTAAATGTGCCAAACTGATATCCCTGCATTCTATCACAGCCAAGCCTGTTTTGAAGGAAGGCGATGAACTTTCTGATGCAGAACGCGAATTTTACAGCAAAAAGGAATACAATAAATGGGTCGATGATGCCTACCTTCTCATGGGAAAATCGTATTTCTATAAACACGATTTCGACAAGGCATCAGAAACTTTCCAGTATATAGTGTCCAATTTTCCCGAAGGAGCAAGCTCTTTCGAAGCCCGTCTTTGGCTGGCGCATGTGGCACACAAAAAAAACAGGATTAAGGAATCGGAAAATATACTGGCAGAATTAAAGAAAGACAGCCGGTTTCCTAAAAAATTGGCCCCAGACCTTGACGCTTCTCTGGCTGCAATTGAAATATCCAAAGGTAATCTGGTGGCTGCCATTGACCCGATGCGTAAAGCAGCAGAAACTGTGAAGCCACTTTTTTACCAGCAACGATATAATTATATTCTGGCTCAATTACTTCAGCTTAACAACCAATTAAGCGATGCTTCCCTTTCTTATAAAAAAGTAATTAAGCTGAATCCTCCCTATGAAATGACTTTTAATGCAAGGATTAATATGGCTTTAAGTTTTCAGGCCGGGCTGGGTTCGAGGAAAGAAGTAGAGAAGCAATTGCAAAAAATGCTTCGCGACGATAAAAACAACGATTATCAGGATCAGATCTATTTTGCAATTGGCAATTTATATTTTCAGGAAGGCAATACCACTGAGGCTCTCAGGTATTATCGAATGTCTTCGGCAGTAAGCCTCGACAACAGTTTTCAGAAGCCAAAAACCTATCTGACAATGGCCGACATTTATTATGAACAAGCCGATTATATTCCGGCACAGGCCTATTACGACAGTACAGTGCAGGTAATCGAACCTGACTACACCAATTATAAATTGATTTATACCAAATCGATTAGCCTTACTAAATTGGTTGAAAGCATTGTTAGTGTGCAGCTGGAAGACAGCCTGCTAAAACTCTCTGCTATGCCTAAACCTGAGCTGATTGCGTTAATCGATAAAAATATTGCCGAAATTCAGAAACAGGAACAAGAACAACGTTTGCTTGAACAGGAACAAAGAATAGAGCAAAATACTTTTGCACAGCAAGAGTTTGCAATCCCAACAAACTCACAAAGTTGGTATTTCTATAATGCAACAACCATAGAGTTGGGTCGGCAAGAGTTTAAACGCAAATGGGGAACAAGGCGACTGGAAGACAATTGGAGAAGGTCCAATAAGGGAACTTTGGATCAGTCTTTTGCCCTGAATACCGAAACAGACGCTGAGGATACCTTTCAAACCGGTGAAAAGAAAGTAAATGCTGCTGGAAAATATTCGCGTGATTACTACATGCAGCAAATACCCTTTACCGATAGTGCGAAAACCAAGTCTCACCTGCGTATCCAGGAATCTTTGCTCACTTCGGGCGATGTCTACAGTGAGGAATTAAAAGACTATCAAAAAGCAATAGATGCCTACGAAGATATTTTAATCAGGTATCCCGATTACCCGAATCGCTTGTTGGTATATTACAAGCTGTATACTCTGGGTAAGGAAACCCGGAACATCGACATGGTATCGCAGTACCAGCAAAGAATTATTCGCGAATTCCCCGAAAGCAATTATGCACGTGTACTATCCGATCCGGAATACACCAAAAGATTAGAAGAAGAAGAAAGGAAAGAAGAAGTTAAATACCAAGAAATATATCAAGTGTTTGACCAGGGCGACTATGCCTATGCCTTGCAACTAATTAATCAAGCCAGAAGCGAATGGCCCGAAAGTAAACATACGCCCCAATACGACCTGATGGCTGTAATTGCCGAAGGTGTATCGAAAGATACTGCCAGCTTCATTGCCGACCTCGACAAGCTGATGGTGAAATACCCTGGTACAGATATCGCAGAACGATCGGGACAGATAATTAAATTTCTCCAGACTGAAAGTCCACAAGCCGCCAGAGAGCATGCCATTCAACAGGCTACAAGTATTTTTACCGATACTCCCCTGGAGGAACATTTTGTTGTGGTGCTAATTTCCCGTTATTCCAATGCCAATCAGTTAATGTTCAATATCATCAATTTTAATATCGACAATTTTGCCGATAACGAACTAAAGGTGAAAAAATCCGACCTCGATAATTCTATCCTCCTGGCAGTTCAATCCTTTAAGGATAAGCAAGAGGCTGTTAAGTATTACACACAGATTGTAGTTTTTGAGGAACTGTTTCGCGAGGTAGATAAAACGGATGCCCAGTTGTTTTATATCTCGAAATCGAACTATGAACGTCTGCTTCGCGATAAGCAAATCGAGCAATACCTGATCTTTTTTAATGCCGGTAATTAAAATCTAGCTGCACTTTATTATGAAACAGGTATCGATACTTTGGACCGATGACGAAATAGACCTTCTGAAACCGCATATTTTGTTTCTGCAGGAAAAAGGATACCTGGTTGATACGGCCAGCAATGGCGACGATGCCATTGACCTTGTTAAAAGTAAAAAATACGACATTATTTTTCTCGACGAAAATATGCCTGGTAAAAGCGGCCTCGAAACCCTTTCTGTGATAAAAAGCATACACTCCGCTTTGCCTGTGGTAATGGTTACGAAAAGCGAAGAGGAAGATATTATGGATGCAGCTATTGGCTCTCAAATCGCCGATTACCTCATTAAGCCCGTGAAACCTAACCAGGTTTTGCTTTCCATAAAAAAAAATGTCGATACGCGCGAACTCATTACCCGCGAAACAACCTCAGCGTACCGTTCGGCTTTTAATGAACTGAGTAATTTAATTGCCCTGGCTAAAAACTTCAACGATTGGCAATTGCTTTACCGCAAACTTGTGTATTGGGAATTAGAACTTGAAAAGTCCGATGACACCAGTATGCACGAAGTATTAAAGCATCAGAAAGCCGAAGCAAATACAGAGTTTAGCAAATTTGTAAAGAATAATTACCAGCATTGGTTTCAAGTCGATAAAACTTCGACAGCCGATGCAAACCGCCCGCTTTTTTCACCTGGAGTAATTAAAAAGTCAGTCATTTCAAGGTTGTCGGAGTTTCCCAAAATGGTATTTATTCTCATCGATAATTTGCGTTTAGACCAGTGGAAGGTAATAGCCCCCTTTGTAAGCGAACTCTTTACCATCGAAAAAGAAGAGGTGTATTGCAGCATTTTACCCACCGCTAC
It contains:
- the gshB gene encoding glutathione synthase; the protein is MRICFIMYPWEKLNPHQDSTIRLIHECVKRGHQTAITYPSELTIRDSITLGFCRTIVQPTKVPSNMAGFHKHTEFENSMQPLGEFDVIFMRDNPPMDPIVLNFLDSVKYDTFIINAVDGLREANNKIYTAAYQDHGGNIIPVTHVSKNINYLLRIIEESDKEKMIMKPLDGYGGRGVIIVEKAARQNIKSLLEFYISKSGGESNYIILQEYVEGAEEGDVRVLMLHGKAIGALRRRPAAGDMRSNISAGGSVEKYQLTKADQLLCNKIGEKLVQNGIFFAGLDIINGKLIEINVVSPGTITDINRLNKTKLQVQIIDYLEKVVEERSCQGKSFRSENIYETPMICKHNRFQCISVELKEVKHQ
- a CDS encoding flavohemoglobin expression-modulating QEGLA motif protein, with the protein product MKTQKMKIRDIVANIEKKQLLDVVSDTGGFRIKINKYVPYCCTAVHHGSQLRKELQKKIALDSYERWYEEDPFTGDFIASMPITLVGLDSRYEYDLNRSTQDCIYKEAWGKKVWKKELPSMEKKISRQKHEAYYLVLHTLLTKLEELFGGCVVYDIHSYNYKRWDREVPLFNLGTELLNREKFRAPINHWLKELTAIHLPDIETKVAESDVFAGKGFQAEYITQNFTKTLVLPTEIKKVYCDELSGAAYPRIIRLLQQQLKTAILNNANSFCQGLEKWHHLPAIKLLDKKPDPALLKTDRELYRLLRDFELLAAVNPVNTPTEKKRFFKGNYRQPPEFRYNPIHVDVLALKQQLLDIPLQKIQDVSVRSLYEAVVNSYFDKIDLLRSIGTNRFLYNSLRYFGRPSKTDLQNASFIMHLPPIPGEAISEPMCSVKKAMEVFQQHLDIYGIKAKVEIDARVISQVMVLNSSKSILFQPDATFKTRELAAIIEHEIGVHMLTTTNSNKQKLKIFNLGLPLNTLTQEGLAVLAEYLSGNLSLNRLKKLALRTIMVDMMCNGADFLDCFNGLIRDYELNEEDAFNLSARVFRGGGFTKDHLYLSGFVKVLQFWEDQNDLTPLLIGKTSLNFYPTILEMIGREMIAPPQHLTRSFQHPVPENNNPIYNYILDGLKKP
- a CDS encoding PglZ domain-containing protein — protein: MKQVSILWTDDEIDLLKPHILFLQEKGYLVDTASNGDDAIDLVKSKKYDIIFLDENMPGKSGLETLSVIKSIHSALPVVMVTKSEEEDIMDAAIGSQIADYLIKPVKPNQVLLSIKKNVDTRELITRETTSAYRSAFNELSNLIALAKNFNDWQLLYRKLVYWELELEKSDDTSMHEVLKHQKAEANTEFSKFVKNNYQHWFQVDKTSTADANRPLFSPGVIKKSVISRLSEFPKMVFILIDNLRLDQWKVIAPFVSELFTIEKEEVYCSILPTATQYARNAIFAGMMPGEIASRYAEFWLNDDEEGGKNQFEDELFTRFKQRNGINVKHYYEKIASKKAGDKLVDSIDNALQNDLILLVYNFVDMLSHANTEMEMIRELSSNDSAYRSLTLSWFQHSSFYDLLKQLSLKGIPVVITTDHGTIRVNKALKVIGDKTTSKNLRYKLGKNLDYNPRDVFEVLDPAKVFLPKSTLSSKYIFALGESFLAYPNNYNYFVNYYTNTYQHGGISMEEMILPLVSLLPK
- a CDS encoding NifU family protein codes for the protein MISKINKGIESVRPYLVTDGGDVELVEVDSDNTVKVRLLGACQGCPFSMMTLKAGIEQAIRKEWPELKTLESV
- a CDS encoding gliding motility lipoprotein GldH, with translation MKQILFAVCIFLFVASCHEGPVFDEVQNIPGREWDADKPVSFVVQVNDTTMAYDLMVLLRNTNQYSYSNFWLFIETTAPSGVSLRDTFEIQLAGPDGSWLGKGLGSMNTLLVPYKVNIRFPYRGIYTFKMIQAMRDEDKLGNRRVKGISDIGLRILPH
- a CDS encoding tetratricopeptide repeat protein, encoding MKHLSFKYSLFFALFVVATSCSNQKNTSLSRGYHNLTSKYNILFNGRESFEKGMQKLEQNHSDNFSEVLPVFIYHNKNEISAIGSEMDRAIAKCAKLISLHSITAKPVLKEGDELSDAEREFYSKKEYNKWVDDAYLLMGKSYFYKHDFDKASETFQYIVSNFPEGASSFEARLWLAHVAHKKNRIKESENILAELKKDSRFPKKLAPDLDASLAAIEISKGNLVAAIDPMRKAAETVKPLFYQQRYNYILAQLLQLNNQLSDASLSYKKVIKLNPPYEMTFNARINMALSFQAGLGSRKEVEKQLQKMLRDDKNNDYQDQIYFAIGNLYFQEGNTTEALRYYRMSSAVSLDNSFQKPKTYLTMADIYYEQADYIPAQAYYDSTVQVIEPDYTNYKLIYTKSISLTKLVESIVSVQLEDSLLKLSAMPKPELIALIDKNIAEIQKQEQEQRLLEQEQRIEQNTFAQQEFAIPTNSQSWYFYNATTIELGRQEFKRKWGTRRLEDNWRRSNKGTLDQSFALNTETDAEDTFQTGEKKVNAAGKYSRDYYMQQIPFTDSAKTKSHLRIQESLLTSGDVYSEELKDYQKAIDAYEDILIRYPDYPNRLLVYYKLYTLGKETRNIDMVSQYQQRIIREFPESNYARVLSDPEYTKRLEEEERKEEVKYQEIYQVFDQGDYAYALQLINQARSEWPESKHTPQYDLMAVIAEGVSKDTASFIADLDKLMVKYPGTDIAERSGQIIKFLQTESPQAAREHAIQQATSIFTDTPLEEHFVVVLISRYSNANQLMFNIINFNIDNFADNELKVKKSDLDNSILLAVQSFKDKQEAVKYYTQIVVFEELFREVDKTDAQLFYISKSNYERLLRDKQIEQYLIFFNAGN
- a CDS encoding Mrp/NBP35 family ATP-binding protein, which produces MSYTVEQVTSILQKVIHPSSGKDIVSMNLVKNLVVDNSKVSFVLSFASVNDPMKNSLKKACEKFLLDIPGISEVDIKVETQLKPVSVKPEPEPVLTGVKYLVAIASGKGGVGKSTIAANIAVAFANSGARVGLIDADIYGPSIPKMFGVENEKPDVIKKNGRDVIVPVEKNGVKLLSIGFFVSQDDATIWRGPMASNALSQLISDGDWGTLDYLFVDLPPGTSDIHITISQNKKLTGAVIVSTPQDVALADVKKGISMFQNKAIGVPVLGLIENMAWFTPDELPESKYYIFGKGGCEALANEKNVPFLGHIPIVQSIREDADNGVPTAGRKNKTSEYFKHIAEKIRIEILRIDTVV
- a CDS encoding MGMT family protein gives rise to the protein MKSSKNLSDPTSTDFFSKVYALTRLIPEGRVCSYGAIARHIGSPGSARMVGWALNQCHHMPDVPAHRVVNRNGLLTGKHHFRHETLMQELLESEGIAVLDDRVVEFKKLYWDPNFELV
- the trmB gene encoding tRNA (guanosine(46)-N7)-methyltransferase TrmB encodes the protein MSSKGKLLRFAEVKTFGNVLQPPFEQVFQKDFYLKGKWSREFFGNSHPITLELGCGKGEYTLGLARLFPERNFIGVDIKGARIWRGAKTATEEGLKNVAFLRTRIDFIRSFFEAGEVEEIWITFPDPQPRKALKRLTSSRFLGYYQSLISDKAAINLKTDSVALYSYTKELVSWNKLILEAAIEDIYQSDRASDEILSIRTFYEQGWLQEGLRSHYLRFIISPDEKLEEPVGSHFD